A single Alosa sapidissima isolate fAloSap1 chromosome 17, fAloSap1.pri, whole genome shotgun sequence DNA region contains:
- the chchd7 gene encoding coiled-coil-helix-coiled-coil-helix domain-containing protein 7 has protein sequence MVQSSLRPAANDYDTANARTCPVGLYVIPFLPRLSIRLDADAACQTMNADARRVRNQDANPCIEESDGSQNCLNRNNYDKSMCSFYFQRYKECRKYWHNVMIQRRRDGMKPDMPTAAEREEILAALGGKPY, from the exons ATGGTACAGAGTAGCCTACGACCTGCTGCTAACGACTACGACACAGCCAATGCGAG AACGTGTCCAGTTGGCCTCTACGTTATCCCCTTTCTACCTCGCCTCTCCATTCGTCTGGACGCCGATGCTGCCTGCCAGACGATGAACGCCGATGCTCGAAGGGTGCGCAACCAAGATGCCAATCCCTGCATCGAG GAGAGTGATGGCTCCCAGAATTGCCTTAACAGAAACAACTATGACAAGTCCATGTGCAGTTTCTACTTCCAGAGATACAAGGAATGCAGAAAGTACTGG CACAATGTCATGATTCAGCGTCGGCGGGATGGTATGAAGCCAGACATGCCGACAGCAGCGGAACGTGAGGAGATCCTTGCTGCCCTGGGTGGAAAACCCTACTGA
- the rps20 gene encoding 40S ribosomal protein S20 — protein MAYKDTGKAPVEAEVAIHRIRITLTSRNVKSLEKVCADLIRGAKEKSLKVKGPVRMPTKTLRITTRKTPCGEGSKTWDRFQMRIHKRLIDLHSPSEIVKQITSISIEPGVEVEVTIADA, from the exons ATG GCTTATAAGGATACTGGCAAGGCTCCCGTGGAGGCCGAAGTGGCCATTCACCGCATTCGGATCACTCTGACCAGCCGTAACGTCAAGTCGCTGGAGAAGG TGTGCGCGGACCTGATCCGTGGCGCCAAGGAGAAGAGTCTGAAGGTGAAGGGACCTGTTCGTATGCCAACTAAG ACCCTGCGCATCACTACCCGCAAGACTCCCTGTGGTGAGGGTTCCAAGACTTGGGATAGATTCCAGATGCGCATCCACAAGCGTCTGATTGACCTGCACAGTCCATCTGAGATTGTTAAGCAGATCACCAGCATCAGCATTGAGCCTGGTGTAGAGGTTGAGGTCACAATTGCTGACGCATAA
- the zgc:56231 gene encoding kinesin-like protein KIF20A, translated as MDLTHEGNILEAMESTCNDLFEPCEPCHKALPELSGISSIASMQSEVIDGPEQQQLRVYLRVRPFSKEELNSAEDQGCIVLEDSETAVLHAPKGSASMKNSEKGIGQSMYKFSFTQIFAPGVGQAEVFDGTVRTQVQDFLQGKNSLLFSYGVTNAGKTHTIQGSAKDPGILPRALDIVFQHISGRQYVVMDLKPYLGSDVQRLDSVQLKIEKLNKAALFSLLRESDAEPQKTGRSRSSSSSSVSSLSFSGISYDQTESSAEDMHVQFCVWVAFYEIYNEQVYDLLQLNNSSKTKKRPSLRVCDDSNGNSYVRDLRWVNIHNADEACRVLRVGNKNRSAASTKMNQSSSRSHSIFTIKLLRIDGNDVQGISELSLCDLAGSERCNKTKTFGERLKEAGNINTSLLILGKCIAALRSNGVKSGYVPFRESKLTRLFQGVFCGRGRASMIVNINQCASTYDETLNVMKFSAVAQQVVQVIQPRSLESLAPRLVGRDGKPLVKNGVIDQQAVDNYLSEEELLDGDDDADMSILPQEELLGIIESLRTKLLAERRKNLVQEIQIRKEMGDAMLQQLMDSEEQHSQQMAKLKESYEEKLENTFNLYKDALKEHAYQCAVERVEEDYIPIEEYNTAQDREKELKTRLSEVEEKLRRSETSSRVGCMFSPLQESSTQTMHEGSPVSDADAERCKLMYKEKCAVEKLCCEKQELIVTLESRICELNDTLQEAGESYMEKLALVQTLQNKLAYQERETERLQCDVTEKAADLTSLREELAKLSQAPVEPSRPRRGLLANFKESVTSPRSATLCRTLKRSVRSTASLKKKPV; from the exons ATGGATTTGACACATGAGGGAAATATCCTTGAGGCAATGGAGTCAACTTGCAATGACTTGTTTGAACCATGTGAACCGTGTCACAAGGCTTTACCAGAACTCTCGGGCATCTCCTCCATTGCCTCTATGCAG AGTGAAGTGATTGATGgtccagagcagcagcagctgcgaGTGTATTTGAGGGTGAGACCGTTCTCTAAAGAGGAGCTGAACAGTGCTGAGGACCAG ggcTGTATTGTGCTGGAGGATTCAGAGACGGCTGTGCTTCATGCGCCCAAAGGCTCTGCCTCTATGAAAAACAGTGAAAAAGGCATCGGCCAATCAATGTATAAGTTCAGCTTCACACAG ATCTTTGCTCCGGGGGTGGGCCAAGCGGAGGTCTTTGATGGTACTGTTAGGACTCAGGTGCAGGACTTTCTACAAGGGAAAAATTCATTGCTATTCAGTTATGGAGTAACCAATGCAGGCAAGACCCACACTATCCAGg GCTCAGCCAAGGACCCTGGTATTTTGCCTAGGGCATTGGATATTGTATTCCAGCACATCAGTGGTCGTCAGTATGTTGTCATGGATCTGAAGCCCTATCTCGGAAGCGATGTTCAGAGGCTTGACTCAGTCCAGCTGAAGATCGAGAAGCTCAACAAAGCTGCTCTCTTCAGCCTTCTTCGAGAG TCTGATGCTGAGCCCCAGAAAACTGGCAGGTCTAGAAGCAGCTCTTCATCATCTGTCTCTAGTTTGTCTTTTTCCGGCATCTCGTATGACCAGACAG AATCATCTGCAGAGGATATGCATGTCcagttctgtgtgtgggtggcttTCTATGAGATCTATAATGAGCAGGTCTATGACCTTCTGCAGTTAAACAACTCCTCAAAGACCAAGAAGCGCCCTTCTCTACGTGTGTGTGATGACAGCAATGGCAATTCTTATGTCCGAG ATCTAAGATGGGTGAATATCCATAATGCTGATGAGGCGTGCAGGGTTCTACGCGTTGGGAATAAGAACCGTAGTGCTGCTTCTACGAAGATGAACCAGTCTTCCAGCAGAAG CCACAGCATTTTCACCATCAAACTCCTGCGGATTGATGGAAATGATGTCCAAGGAATATCTGA gctctctctgtgtgacctCGCCGGCTCTGAAAGATGCAACAAAACCAAGACATTTGGGGAGCGTCTGAAGGAGGCAGGAAAcatcaacacctctctgctcaTCCTCGGGAAATGCATCGCAGCACTGAGAAGCAATGG GGTAAAGAGCGGCTACGTCCCGTTCCGGGAGAGCAAGCTGACGCGACTCTTTCAGGGTGTGTTCTGTGGGAGGGGCAGGGCCTCCATGATTGTCAACATCAACCAGTGCGCTTCCACCTACGATGAGACCCTCAATGTCATGAAGTTCTCTGCTGTTGCTCAGCAG GTGGTCCAAGTGATTCAACCTCGTTCTCTTGAATCTCTGGCTCCCCGTTTGGTTGGACGGGATGGCAAACCACTAGTGAAAAATGGGGTGATTGACCAGCAGGCTGTGGACAACTACCTGTCTGAAGAAGAGCTGCTGGATGGGGATGATGACGCAGATATGTCCATTCTGCCTCAGGAG GAGTTGCTTGGCATTATTGAGAGTCTACGAACCAAGCTGCTTGCTGAACGGAGGAAGAACCTTGTGCAAGAGATTCAGATCCGCAAAGAGATGGGAGATGCTATGCTACAACAGCTCATGGACAGTGAGGAGcaacatag TCAGCAGATGGCGAAGTTGAAGGAGAGTTATGAGGAGAAGCTGGAGAACACGTTCAATTTGTACAAGGATGCCCTCAAAGAACATGCCTACCAgtgtgctgtggagagagtagaggaggacTACATCCCCATAGAGGAGTACAACACTGCACAGGACCGTGAGAAG GAGCTCAAGACCAGGCTGAGTGAGGTGGAGGAGAAACTGCGTCGTTCTGAAACCAGTTCTAGAGTGGGTTGTATGTTCTCCCCCCTCCAGGAGAGTTCCACCCAAACCATGCATGAAGGGAGCCCTGTGTCAGATGcgg ATGCTGAGAGATGTAAACTTATGTACAAGGAGAAATGTGCAGTGGAGAAACTGTGCTGTGAAAAACAAGAG cTAATTGTGACCCTAGAGAGTAGGATCTGTGAGCTGAATGACACACTGCAAGAGGCTGGAGAGAGCTACATGGAAAAGCTTGCTCTGGTTCAAACTTTACAGAACAAACTGGCATATCAG GAGAGGGAGACCGAGCGCCTGCAGTGTGATGTCACAGAGAAGGCAGCAGATTTGACCTCCCTGCGGGAAGAGTTGGCCAAGCTCTCGCAGGCCCCCGTGGAGCCGTCCAGGCCGCGCCGAGGCCTCCTGGCAAACTTTAAAGAGTCGGTGACATCGCCGCGCAGTGCAACTCTGTGCCGCACCCTCAAACGCTCCGTCAGGTCTACTGCATCACTGAAGAAGAAGCCTGTTTGA
- the plag1 gene encoding zinc finger protein PLAG1, with the protein MATVTPGDCPHTTDRARVRKRRVEGKGRKNFLCQLCEKAFNSVEKLKVHSYSHTGERPYSCTHTDCTKAFVSKYKLLRHMATHSPEKTHKCTYCEKMFHRKDHLKNHLHTHDPNKEAFTCNECGKSYNTKLGFKRHLALHAAHNGDLTCQVCLQPYPNTALLLEHLRGHAGKSSSAAKEKRHQCEHCERRFYTRKDVRRHMVVHTGRKDFLCQYCAQRFGRKDHLTRHVKKSHAPELLLAVKAEPVELEPIACQLPAAPCEMGGGAVKDELSVLSGGVFGPSPPLTLRYPLGTSSYSPPPPLRAELETYLLELQGHLPSEPAHSEDLPLPKISSAAAATSDSLSSSSLEFSQLFNFLPLNGPCYSQAAGSALGLSYPAEEGLSQDPTAEPVSPLHTLSSTYTPGLSTHAHTHSASLSTTTTLPRFHQAFQ; encoded by the exons ATGGCCACAGTCACCCCTGGCGACTGCCCTCACACCACAGACCGAGCcagggtgaggaagaggagggtggagggcAAAGGGAGGAAGAATTTTCTATGCCAGCTGTGTGAGAAAGCCTTCAACAGCGTGGAGAAGCTCAAGGTGCACTCGTACTCACACACTGGCGAGCGACCTTACAGCTGCACTCACACCGACTGCACCAAGGCCTTTGTGTCCAAGTACAAACTGTTACG GCACATGGCCACACACTCACCAGAGAAGACCCACAAGTGCACTTACTGTGAGAAGATGTTCCACCGCAAGGACCACCTAAAGAACCACCTACATACCCACGACCCCAACAAGGAGGCCTTCACCTGCAATGAGTGCGGCAAGAGCTACAACACCAAGCTGGGCTTTAAGCGCCACCTGGCCCTGCACGCAGCCCACAACGGCGACTTGACTTGCCAGGTGTGCCTCCAGCCATACCCCAACACTGCCCTGCTGCTAGAGCACCTGCGCGGCCACGCCGGCAAGAGCTCCTCGGCCGCCAAGGAGAAGCGGCACCAGTGTGAGCACTGCGAGCGCCGCTTCTACACGCGCAAGGACGTGCGCCGCCACATGGTGGTGCACACGGGCCGCAAGGACTTCCTGTGCCAGTACTGCGCCCAGCGTTTTGGCCGCAAGGACCACCTGACGCGCCATGTGAAGAAGAGCCACGCCCCTGAGCTGCTGCTGGCCGTCAAGGCCGAGCCGGTGGAGCTGGAGCCAATCGCCTGCCAGCTGCCGGCTGCCCCCTGCGAGATGGGAGGTGGCGCCGTGAAAGACGAGTTGTCCGTCCTCAGCGGTGGTGTGTTTGGCCCCTCCCCCCCATTGACGCTGCGCTACCCGTTGGGCACCTCCTCCTACTCACCTCCTCCGCCCCTTAGGGCGGAGCTAGAGACCTACCTGCTGGAGCTGCAGGGTCACTTACCCTCTGAGCCCGCCCACTCAGAGGACCTGCCCTTGCCCAAGATTAGCAGCGCTGCTGCGGCGACCAGCGACTCCCTTAGCTCGTCGTCGCTGGAGTTCTCCCAACTCTTCAACTTCCTGCCCCTCAATGGTCCCTGCTATAGTCAGGCAGCTGGGTCAGCACTTGGGCTCTCCTACCCAGCAGAGGAGGGGCTGTCCCAGGATCCCACTGCGGAGCCTGTCAGTCCcctacacactctctcctctactTACACCCCGGGTCTCAGCacccatgcacatacacactcggcCAGCCTGAGCACAACCACCACCCTGCCTCGCTTCCACCAGGCTTTCCAGTAa